From the genome of Triticum aestivum cultivar Chinese Spring chromosome 3B, IWGSC CS RefSeq v2.1, whole genome shotgun sequence, one region includes:
- the LOC123067500 gene encoding uncharacterized protein, with product MHVSSPIGCQVAGPVSACSFAQTPLPFHSFNPQYPPPELKSKESSSCPLCWSTRSPSAPLPPRLQHQLIHADSKLAAAVQLTAAVQVASMVSWSDGSSSSSDGYSVTSEAPAPATIFCSEWTGLAPDIAARCEHQCVCEKFVCFESVDSGRRYLACAQKEIPKCKFVEWIDPEWPDTLKMSLARVWAMYDDEVKLRLRESVVLAEENFRVVKEKEKMANDLRFFKLDFAKMVGDKEQAVTELGNARLALSDLKEELQKKKMADKSTTSIHQVVRAKAEKEMDEMKQQMESMKEELDKVVSQRDELKKEKKKLEYMIGDLFRHKEETKSKIRRLKEILDESE from the exons ATGCACGtgag CTCGCCAATTGGCTGCCAAGTGGCCGGGCCGGTCAGCGCCTGTAGTTTTGCACAAACCCCCCTGCCGTTTCACTCATTCAACCCGCAGTACCCCCCACCTGAATTAAAGTCGAAGGAATCGAGTTCATGTCCGCTCTGCTGGTCCACTCGTTCCCCATCTGCCCCCTTGCCCCCGCGGCTCCAGCATCAGCTTATCCACGCCGACagcaagctcgccgccgccgtccagcTCACCGCCGCCGTCCAGGTCGCCTCCATGGTATCTTGGAGTGACGGATCGAGCTCGTCCTCCGACGGCTACTCTGTGACAAGTGAG GCTCCTGCTCCTGCCACCATTTTCTGCTCTGAGTGGACAGGCCTTGCTCCAGATATTGCAGCTAGATGTGAACACCAGTGTGTGTGTGAGAAGTTTGTGTGCTTTGAATCAGTTGACAGTGGAAGGAGGTATCTTGCTTGTGCTCAAAAG GAAATACCTAAATGCAAGTTTGTGGAGTGGATTGACCCTGAATGGCCAGACACTCTGAAGATGAGTTTAGCCAGGGTTTGGGCCATGTATGATGATGAGGTAAAGCTGAGGCTCAGGGAAAGTGTAGTTCTTGCTGAAGAAAATTTTAGGGTTGTGAAAGAGAAGGAAAAGATGGCAAATGATCTGAGGTTTTTTAAACTAGATTTTGCTAAGATGGTGGGTGACAAGGAGCAGGCAGTTACTGAATTGGGCAATGCAAGACTTGCTCTTTCTGACCTAAAGGAAGAGCTTCAGAAGAAGAAGATGGCTGATAAATCTACCACTAGCATTCATCAGGTTGTGAGGGCTAAGGCAGAGAAAGAGATGGATGAGATGAAACAACAGATGGAGAGCATGAAGGAAGAGTTGGACAAAGTGGTGTCACAGAGGGATGagctgaagaaggagaagaagaaactaGAGTACATGATTGGTGATCTATTCAGGCACAAGGAGGAGACCAAGAGCAAGATAAGGAGGCTGAAGGAGATCTTAGATGAATCTGAGTAA